A genome region from Acinetobacter lwoffii includes the following:
- the hemF gene encoding oxygen-dependent coproporphyrinogen oxidase — MQHPTSTDIQRVREFLLDLQARICAALEQQERAGGGTAEFIIDDWERPEGGGGRSRVLQNGTVIEKGGVMFSHINISKLPASATERHPNIAGAKAQAMGVSLVIHPKNPNVPTSHANVRLFVAEKEGQDPIWWFGGGFDLTPFYPNDEDVLSWHQTAHDLCAPFGEEVYPEHKQWCDDYFYLKHRDEQRGVGGLFFDDLNQWDFETCFQYMQAVGNGYLEAILPIFQRNQDKPYTEAQREFQLYRRGRYVEYNLVYDRGTLFGLQTGGRIESILVSLPPLTGWSYRPEWDEGSPEKRLTDYYLKPHNWLTELKSNAMK, encoded by the coding sequence ATGCAGCATCCTACATCTACGGATATTCAACGCGTTCGTGAATTTCTCCTCGATTTGCAGGCACGGATTTGTGCAGCACTAGAACAGCAGGAACGTGCTGGCGGCGGTACGGCCGAATTTATCATCGATGACTGGGAGCGTCCAGAAGGTGGTGGTGGCCGTTCACGTGTTTTGCAAAATGGCACGGTGATTGAAAAAGGCGGCGTGATGTTCTCCCACATCAACATTTCCAAGCTGCCCGCTTCTGCGACCGAACGCCATCCCAATATTGCCGGTGCCAAAGCACAGGCCATGGGGGTATCGCTGGTGATTCATCCGAAAAATCCGAATGTGCCCACCTCACATGCCAACGTGCGTTTATTTGTCGCAGAAAAAGAAGGCCAGGATCCAATCTGGTGGTTTGGTGGCGGTTTTGACCTCACCCCGTTTTATCCGAATGATGAAGATGTACTGTCTTGGCATCAAACAGCGCATGATCTATGTGCGCCATTCGGCGAAGAGGTTTATCCTGAACATAAACAATGGTGTGATGATTATTTTTATCTGAAACATCGTGATGAACAGCGTGGCGTTGGCGGCTTGTTTTTTGACGACCTGAATCAATGGGATTTTGAAACCTGTTTCCAGTATATGCAGGCTGTAGGCAATGGATATCTAGAAGCCATTCTGCCGATTTTCCAGCGCAATCAGGATAAGCCTTATACCGAAGCACAACGCGAGTTTCAGTTATACCGTCGCGGCCGTTATGTGGAATACAATCTGGTTTATGACCGCGGCACCCTGTTTGGCTTGCAGACTGGTGGCCGGATTGAATCGATTCTGGTCAGCCTGCCCCCGCTTACCGGATGGTCTTATCGTCCTGAATGGGATGAAGGCTCACCGGAAAAACGTTTAACAGATTACTACCTGAAACCACATAACTGGTTAACAGAATTAAAATCCAACGCAATGAAATGA
- the aroE gene encoding shikimate dehydrogenase gives MSKKFAVIGNPIEQSRSPELHHAFAAKTGIDLNYTKRLTPLDGFEANIQEFFSNGGSGINVTVPFKEQAFAHCQVLSERAKIAKAVNTLWMENGILHGDNTDGQGLVEAIRALDWPLENTDILIIGAGGATRGVIYPLAQAGAKKIVIANRTLARAEQLVADLQDAVPQVELQVISLDNLAGKFDLVINATSASLSGDALVLPETLQFKRAYEMAYGKPSSFLDQAKARGVPTSEGFGMLVGQAIESFYIWNGIKPDLKEFL, from the coding sequence ATGAGCAAAAAATTTGCCGTGATTGGTAACCCGATTGAACAATCACGTTCTCCAGAATTGCACCACGCCTTTGCAGCCAAAACCGGGATCGACCTGAATTACACTAAACGTCTGACGCCACTAGATGGCTTTGAAGCCAACATTCAGGAGTTCTTTAGCAATGGCGGTAGTGGCATAAATGTCACCGTACCCTTTAAAGAACAGGCTTTTGCCCACTGTCAGGTACTGAGTGAACGAGCCAAAATTGCCAAAGCCGTGAATACGCTATGGATGGAAAATGGCATCCTGCATGGCGACAACACCGATGGTCAGGGACTGGTTGAAGCCATCCGTGCCTTGGACTGGCCACTGGAAAATACAGATATTTTAATTATTGGTGCAGGCGGTGCCACGCGTGGTGTAATCTATCCCCTAGCCCAGGCAGGTGCGAAAAAAATCGTGATCGCCAATCGTACCTTGGCACGTGCAGAACAACTGGTCGCTGATCTTCAGGATGCCGTACCGCAAGTCGAATTACAGGTAATTTCCCTAGATAATTTAGCCGGTAAATTTGATTTGGTGATTAATGCCACCTCTGCAAGCCTCAGCGGTGATGCTTTGGTTTTACCGGAAACGCTACAGTTTAAACGGGCCTATGAAATGGCCTATGGCAAACCTTCTTCCTTTCTGGATCAGGCCAAGGCACGCGGTGTACCGACATCCGAAGGCTTTGGCATGTTGGTCGGTCAGGCAATTGAATCTTTTTACATCTGGAATGGTATCAAGCCGGATTTAAAAGAGTTTCTTTAA